The segment ATTGAAGAAGTTCGCCTATGTTGCTTCGCATGACTTGCAAGAGCCACTCAATCAAGTCGCGAACTATGTGCAGCTTCTCGAAATGCGCTACCACGATGCGCTAGATCAAGATGCCACTGAGTTCATCGATTTTGCTGTCGAAGGCGTGAGCTTAATGCAGACGTTGATTGATGATGTCTTGGTTTACTCGAAGGTTGATCTCAAAGGCATTGAATGGCAACTGACTCATTCTGAAGCGGCGCTGACTCATGCACTCAGTAACCTCAGAGGACGCATTGCCGAGACGGAAGCGACTGTAACGTATGATCCGATGCCTCAAATTGTGGCAGATGGAACTCAGTTGATGCAGCTCTTCCAGAATCTCATTGGGAATGCGATTAAATTTAGAGGCACAGAACCACCGAAGGTTCATATCGGCGCGCAACGGCAAGAAGATACTTGGCTGTTCTCAGTGCGCGACAATGGCATTGGCATCGATCCGCAATTTAGCGATCGCATCTTTGTGATCTTCCAACGCTTGCACACCCGCGATGAATATCCTGGCTCTGGAATGGGACTCGCAATCTGTAAGAAGATTGTCGAATGCCATCGAGGTCGGATTTGGGTCGAATCCAATGTCAATCAAGGCGCAACCTTCTACTTCACCATTCCCGTCGGAGGACGAGATGCCGGAAAGAAAACGCATCTTTCTCATCGAAGATAATCGAGGCGACATTCGGCTCATCCAAGAAGCGCTGAAAAGCACAGCGACAGAATGTGATGTGATTGTTGCTCGCGATGGCATGGAAGCGATGCAGATCCTTCAGGCTCAAGATCCTTACCCGGATTTGATTCTGTTGGATCTGAACTTACCAAAAAAAGATGGGCGGGAAGTGCTAGCAGAGATCAAAGCTGATCCTTTGCTCAAGCATATTCCCGTGGTTGTTCTGACCACTTCGCGCAATGAAGAAGACATTCATAAAAGCTACGATTTGCATGTCAATTGCTACATTGCTAAATCTCGAAATTTACCCCAACTATTTAAGATTATTCAGGGGATTGAGGAATTTTGGTTAGAGACTGCGACATTACCTATCAGAACTGGTTAGAGAAGCCTTCTGTGCAGGTGCTGCTTGTAGAGGATAGTGCTCCAGAAGTGCGCCTGCTCCAAGAAATTCTCAAAAGCACGATTCTGACTCGATTTGAGCTTGTCCCAGTACAGCGCATGTCAGATGCGATCGCACAGTTAAAATCGACTCATTTTGATATCGTTTTACTTGATTTGACTTTACCTGATAGCACTGGACTCGATTCTGTGAGTAACTTAACCTCTCAGTTTCCCAGTGTTGCGATCGTTGTTCTGACGAATACCAATGATGATGATCTAGCAATCAATGCAGTTCGACATGGCGCTCAGGACTATTTGATGAAGCGTCAACTCAATCCGGATACATTGATTCGCTCGATGCGATATGCGATCGAGCGAAAACAAGCCGCAGAAGCATTGCGGGAGGCAAATGAAATCTTAGAGCAACGCGTTCAAGAACGTACCGCAGAACTCAAGCAAGAGATTGAAAGATGTCAAAAAATCCAAGCCCGATTAGAACTCGCTCAAAAAGCTGCGAAAACTGGAACCTTTGAATGGAATCTACAAACGAACGAGATTAATTGGACAGCCGAGGCTGAAGCACTTTATGGTCTAGCTCCGGGAAGTTTTGCTGGGAGCTATGAGCATTGGATTGAGCTACTTCATCCTGACGATCGAACTAAGATTGAGATTGAAGATCAGCAAGCTCTCGATACTGAATTCCGAATTCTGCACCCTGACGGAAGTCTGCGCTGGATTGCGGTACAAAGTAGCCTTGTGGCTCAACCGCTGCGAATGCTTGGCATTCAAATGGACATTACCGAGAAAAAGCAGCTCGAAGCCCAATTTCTCAGAGCACAAAGACTCGAAAGTTTAGGTACTCTAGCAGGTGGAGTGGCGCATGATCTCAACAATATTCTCACGCCCATTTTGGCAGTCACTCAGATTCTGCCGCTGAAGCTTCCCAATCTCGACGATCGCAATCGCTACCTCTTAAAGACGGCTGAAACGAGCGCGCGGCGCGGCGCGGACTTGGTGAAGCAAATTCTCTCGTTTGCAAGAGGAGTCGAAGGACATCGCGTCAGTTTGCAATTGAGTCATGTTCTGCGTGAGGTGCAGCAAATCATTCAGCAGACTTTACCTAAATCGATCGACATTCATACCAATATTGCTTCTGACCTTTGCACGATTACAGGTGATGCAACCCAGATCCATCAGATTCTAATGAATCTCTGTGTGAATGCGCGGGATGCCATGCCTGAAGGTGGAACTCTAACGCTGCAGGCTGAGAACATTGAAATTGATCATGCGATCGCGCGGTTACATCTTGATGCTCACGTGGGTTCTTATGTGGTCATCACTGTCACAGATACCGGAACGGGCATTTCGCCAGAAAATCTCAATCGGATCTTTGATCCATTCTTCACGACGAAAGAGATCGGAAAAGGTACAGGTTTAGGACTTTCTGCTTTACTAGGCATTGTTAGAAGCCATCATGGATTTGTTGATGTTCAAAGTCAGTTTAATCAAGGGAGTCAGTTCAAAATTTATCTGCCTGCGGATTGCTCAAAAGAGTGTCCTTCAGAGGAGACACTACAGTCTCTATCAGGTCAGCAAGCTTGGGTACTAGTCGTGGATGATGAGCAGGCAGTCTGTGATACTTTACAAGCGATGCTATTGGCTCATGAGTATCAGGTTGTTGTCGCAAAAGGGGGGACAGAAGCGATCTCACTGTTGACCGAACATTCAGAGATTCAAACTGTGATCATGGATCTGATGATGCCGACATTAGATGGATGGGCAACGTTACCTTTACTACGGCGAGTGAACGGAGAAATTTATGCGATCGCGATGAGCGGACTTGCATCCACTGAAATTGTGACTCAAGCTGAAAGACGTGGCTTTCAAGGATTCTTACAAAAACCATTTACGACTCAAGATCTGCTGAAAGTACTCGCTCAACAACAACAGCAATTGTCGTTTTTGGTGTAGTCCGAAGCTAGAGTAGTGCTGAATTAGGTGGGAGTAGGGAGTGGGGAGTTGTTTCTTTGCTAGCTCCCTACTCTTGTTAATCGCTTACTTTTGGAAATGTTGAAATCCTTGGTCCAAGCTCAAAGTGCGATCGCTAAATTCCCCGGAACTATCAATCAATCGCACTGCTAAATCAGAAGTAATTTGACCCACGATCGCTGAGCCGCTTACTTGCTCGACCCAAAGCTTCGCTTCTTCTTGTGGCAAACATAAAACAAGCTGAAAATCCTCACCGCCGTACAATGCCCATTCCATTGCTTTTTCAGGAGTAACCCACTGTTTCAAAGCTGGATCAATTGGGATTAAAGCTCGATCGAGCTTTGCTCCGACTCCACTCATCCGACAGATTTGTAGGACTGCATCTGCTAAGCCATCACTACTATCCATTCCAGACACGCGGCTCGTCAGTTGAGGAATATCAAATCGCGGAATTGGATATTGATGTGCGCGAATTAATGAGGCTCTCTCTGGTGCAGGGTCAGAATGTAAGAGCATTTCTAATCCTGCACGGGACGACCCATGAAATCCGGTCACAAAGATGGCATCTCCGGGCTGAGCGGTCGATCGCTGAATCACACGATTCGGATCAACCTGACCAAATGCAGTAATCGCAACCGTAATCACAGGCGATCGACATAAATCTCCACCGACCAAGGCTCCCCCGTATTGATTCAGACAATCCGCCATACCTTGATAAAGCTTTTCCACCCATTCTACGGGGGTTGTTTTTGGGAGACCTAATCCAACCGTTATGCCGAGCGGTGAAGCTCCCATTGCAGCCAAATCAGAGAGATTTGCCGCGATCGCTCTCCAACCTGCGGCTTCGGGCGGCGTCGTACGATCGCTAAAATGCACGCCATCGACTAAAACATCGGAAGTAATCACAATCGATTTTCCAGGTTCAGTCGGCAGAACCGCAGCATCATCTCCCACGACCGCACGAGGACAAAAAGCTTGAACTCGTTTTAATAATCCTTGTTCGCCAATATCTTGAACGGTAAGCGTCATAGTGTCGAATTAATCCCGCGATGATGATATCAAAGAACTCACGATCGCAAACGCCTTTGTCAGTCCTAATCTCTCGGCTTACTCACGAGAATCCGCCAAGTTACAAACACTGTCACCGCAACGAAAGACCAAAACACTAAAGCATCCTGCCAATTTTCTAGAAAACCAATGTGATCTGACACGATCGCTCCTCTGTACTTTTAGAATTAATTCTATCCCGGTGAAAAACGACATATACGCAGATCGCTAAAAATAAGGCTGGAGTTCTAAAATGAGCAGATTTCAACATGCGATCGTGATTGGCAGTGGAATGGCAGGATTGTTAGCAGGCAGGGTTTTAGCAAATCACTTCGAGCAAGTGACGATCGTGGAACGAGATCGGTTTCCCGATGCACCTCAGCCCCGAAATGGTATGCCTCAATCTCGGCACTTACACGTTCTGTTAATGCGCGGACAGTTAATTCTCGAAGCATTGTTTCCAGGACTACGCGATCAGTTGATTCAAGCTGGCGCAGTATCCTTAAATCCTTCAGGCGATGTGGCATTGTTTAGTGCGTTTGGGTGGCTCCCCCGGTACGAATCGAACTTAGTCCAAATCTCAATGAGCCGAGATTTACTGGATTGGACAATTCGACAACGATTAGAGCAAGTCGAAAATGTACAATTTCTGCCAGAATCTCAGGTCACAGGACTGATTGCAACTAAAGACGGACAAGGAATTGCTGGCGTTAAAATTCAAGACCAATCTCTCTATGCAGATTGGATTGTAGATGCGAGTGGACAAACTTCCAAAACGCCGCAATGGCTCAAAGCTTTAGGATATGAACCTCCAGCAGAAATGTTTGTCAATGCCTTTATTGGATATTCGAGTCGCATCTATCGGCTGCCCGCGGGCGTTCGAGCCGATTGGAAAGGCATCTTTATTGCCTGTTCGCCTCAAGGTGCAACGAGAGGGGGCATACTTTTCCCGATCGAAGGCGATCGCTGGTCAGTCGGACTGTCTGGAGCAGAACGAGATTATCCGCCGACGACTGAAGCAGAGTTTCTAAAGTTTGCAAAAACCTTGGTCAGTCCTGAGATCTATGAGGCAATCAAAGAGGCAGAACCCTTAACGCCAATTTACGGGTTTCGGAAAACTGAAAATCGATTGCGACGGTATGAGAAAATGCAGCACCAACCTGAGAATTTCGTCGTGCTCGGACATGCAGCCTGTACGTTTAATCCAATTTATGGACAGGGTATGACGGTTGCAGCGCTCAGCGCCCAAACTTTGGATCGGTGTTTCACACAACATCGATCGAGTTCACTAAAAGGTCTGGCTCGAAAAATTCAAAAAGAGGTCGCGAAGGTACAAAATCAGCCTTGGACGTTTGCGATTAATCAGGATTATCGCTACAGCAGTGCTGAAGGGCTAAAGTCCCAAGGACTGAATCGATTGCTCGATCTGTATTTCGATCATCTCGGTCAATTGATGACGCAGAAAAAAGAGATTTATCAAGCGTTCTTAGAAGTCATGCACATGCTTAAACCTGCTTCAAGTCTGTTTCAACCAGGGATTGCAATTCAAGTGCTAGGACAAGCACTGCGATCAACAGCAGCGAGAGAAACAAATAAAAAAGAGACAATTGAACCTTCAACTGTCTCTAATAATGCTTAGGGGATGTTTGATAAAAGGATCATTCGTCGCCTCTACCCGCCCTGGAATTCCATTCCGGGGCGAGATAGACTGGAGCGAAGAAACTGTCGATACTTTTCAACCACTCTTTTAGGCTCGATCGCCCAAATTCCTATTCTTCATCTAGGGTTTCGTCATCATCCATTAGCTCGTGCTCATCCACTTGACCCACTGAATTCGCTGACACCTGCGCGCCCATCTCTAGCTTTTCACGCACCTGCACTTCAACTTCTTTGGCAATCTCTGGACGCTCTTCGAGATACTTAATGGCATTATCTCGACCTTGACTGATATTCTCGCCCTTGTAGCTATACCATGCGCCTTTACGGACAATCACATTGGTCTCTTCCGCCAAATCGACCAAACATCCAAGCGTAGAGATTCCCTTACCAAAAATGATGTCAAATTCTGCAATTCGGAACGGAGGCGCAACCTTGTTTTTTGCCACCTTCACTTTCGCACGGGTTCCAAACTCTTCGGTTCCCTTCTTCAGTGTTTGAATTCGACGAATATCCAGTCGTACCGAAGCGTAGTACTTCAGAGCTTGACCACCTGTGGTCGTTTCTGGGCTACCGTAGGTCACGCCAATCTTTTGCCGCAACTGGTTAATAAAAATCACCGTACAGCCCGATTTGCCGATGTTTCCGGTGATTTTCCGTAAGGCTTGGCTCATCAAACGGGCTTGCAGACCCATGTGCGAATCACCCATCTCGCCTTCAATTTCAGCCCGAGGAACCAACGCTGCAACCGAGTCCACGACGACCACATCAACGGCAGTCGATCGTACAAGCTGATCCACGATTTCCAATGCCGATTCACCCGTATCTGGCTGAGAAATCAAGAGATTTGCAATATCGACACCCAAAGCTGCTGAGTAGCTCGGATCAAGCGCGTGTTCAGCATCGACATAGGCTGCAATCCCACCCGACTTTTGCACTTCTGCAACTGCATGAAGCGCCAGCGTCGTTTTACCCGAACTTTCAGGGCCGTAAATCTCGATCACTCGACCTTTCGGCAAGCCGCCACCGAGCGCCAAATCCAGCGTCAAGGCTCCCGTTGGAATCGTTTCTACTTTCATCCGGGTGGCATCGCCTAGGCGCATAATACTGCCTTTCCCGAAGTTGCGCTCGATCTGGGTGAGCACGAGATTTAGGGCTTTTTGCTTATCGGTCGTTTCTGTTGTTGTTGTTTTACTTGCCATTAGCGCCTCAGAAAGTAGGTGTGAAAAATATGTGGGGCAAACGGGAGGGAATGAATCCAAACTTGATCAAGGGGGCAATTGTACCCGATGCGCTTTGATCTATCATCTTATTCCCAAAATTTGTAGCATGGAGATCTGGAATTGCTCTCTCTAGGGTAACGAGTATGACCTCGAAACTGCCGAATTTATTGGTTCCGGATTCCGCCCTATCTGTGGCGGATTTAACGGCTTACATTCAATCGCTGATCGAGCAGGATGATCAACTGCGTCAGGTTTGGTTAACCGGAGAGGTTTCGAGTGCAACTCGATATCGCAGCGGTTTGTTTTTTACGCTGCAAGATCCAGCGGCCAAGGCGGTGATTCAGTGTGTGGTTTGGAGTAGTCAATTGCATAAGTTGACGACGATCCCAGCGCCGGGAGAACAGTTGATTGTGCTCGGTCGGGTGCATGTACAGCCGCACCGGGGCAGTTATCAGTTGGTGGTCTGGCAGGCACTTCCGGGTGGGGAAGGTCTGCGTGCTTTGCGATCGCGTCAACTCAAAGACCGTCTAGAAGCAGAAGGGCTGTTTGATGTCGATCGCAAACGCCCAATTCCATCTCATCCTCAAACTGTGGCGGTGGTGACTTCACCGCAAGCCGCCGCTTGGGGAGACATTCAAAGAACGCTCAAACGACGGTATCCAGGTCTTCGGGTGCTGTTTTCCCCTGCATTAGTGCAAGGTGATCAGGCTCCCAGCGCGATCGTCAATGCGATCAGGCGAGTGGAGCGAGATGGCAGAGCGGATGTACTAATTCTATCACGAGGAGGCGGTGCGATCGAAGATATGGCTTGTTTTAATGACGAAAATGTGGTGAGAGCGATCGCAAACTGCTCAATTCCAGTAATTGCGGGCATCGGACATCAAAGAGACGAGTCGTTGGCGGATTTAGCAGCCGATGTTTTTGCACATACGCCAACTGCGGCGGCAGAACAGGCAGTGCCTTGTTTGGCGGATTTGTATGAGATTCATTTAGAGCGATCTGAGGCATTAAGCTCAGCCATGGCGAGGTACATGATGATCGCTCAGGATCGATTGGTGGGATTGCGCGATCGCATGTCTCGCTTGAAGCTCGATCGGGCATTAAAACAGGAAATGCAAGTCGTATCCTGGTTGCAGCAGCGATTAATTCATTCGACGCAAAGACGATTTCAATCCGCATCGCAGCATTGTCAGATGCTTCAAGAAAAATTAACAACGCTTGATCCGCAAGCCGTTTTGCAGCGAGGATATGCGGTCGTCCGTTCTGCGAAAGGAATTGTGCGATCTGCCAAAGATGTAAAAATTGGAGATAACTTGACAATTCAACTCGGACAAGGAGAAATTGAGGTGTACGTCAATAGTGTATTGAATACATCAGCCCAACCGAATCCAGAACAACTATAAATAAGGAAAGCCCACTTGCAAATGACGAATGGCTAATTCTTCTCGCTTCAACCCTTCTAAAACATTGAATCAACTCTCTACGGACACTTGGAACTATGAGCAGACCGTGGCACGAGTTGAGGAGATTTTGACGCGAATTGAATCCGGCGAATTGGAATTAGCGGCTGTGTTTGAAGAGTTTTCGACGGCTGTAGAGTATTTGCGGCAGTGTGAAACATTTCTGGCAGAGCGTCAGCGTCAGGTAGATTTGCTCATCGAAACCTTGACTGACGAAGCTGAGTTTTAAAGAATCTTCTCTCCCATCGGCTGGCAAAACGGTTGAACCCCTGTTTTCAGGACGTAAATTGCAACTGGAACCGCAAGCCGCATGGGTAGCTGAGTTTGAGACACGATTGTATCCACCAACTCGCCGGACAAACCATCTTCTAACTTTTCTTTAATATCTGCCTCACAGAGAATATGCCGCCAGCGCTTTGCCAATCCATCGATCCAGCGCTCATTTTCTTCAGGAAGCTGTCCTGATTTGATCGCCAGAGCAATTGCTGCATCTTCAAGATCTCCGTCGCAATCTTCAATCACGTCTAAAGCTGCTAAAGCAGTCGGGTGATCTGAAAGCTGTTCGCGGAAAAACTCAAGATCTGCTGGCGAAACAATAATCGACATGGGCTAGTCCTGAAAAACTCAATTCCGATGTTAGCTTATTCACAAGCTCTCAAGGCATCTAAATCGGCTGAAACGATTTTGTCTAGATTGCGGGTAATTTTTTGGATATCCCAATTCCACCAAGCGATCGACAATAGCTCTTGCACGACTTCATCTGAGAATCGCTGTCGAATTGGTTTTGCGGGATTGCCTCCAACGATCGTATAAGCAGGAACGTCTTTCGTGACGACCGATTTCGCAGCCACGATCGCGCCGTCTCCAATCTGAACTCCCGGCATAATTATCGCTTCATAACCCAACCAAACATCATTGCCAATCACCGTATCGCCTTTATATGGAAGCTCTTGAGGAACTGGTGTGACTGTCTCCCATCCATTGCCAAAGATGTTAAACGGATAAGTTGAGAAGCCAGAGAGCTTATGATTTGCGCCATTCATGATGAACTTGACTCCTGTTGCAATGGCGCAGAACTTACCGATGATTAAGCGATCGCCAATAAAGTCAAAGTGGTAGAGAACATTGCGCTCAAAGTTTTCAGAGTCTTCTGGATCATCGTAGTAGGTGTAATCGCCAATGATGATATTGGGATTCTGAACGGTATTTTGAATGAAGCAGATTTGGGGAAATCCCTTCATCGGGTGCTTGTCTTTCGGATCGGCTCCGTACATCGGCGATCTTCCTATGAATTGAGTCAAACTGTTCTTGGTTTCTATTCTAGAAGCGATCGCTGGTCTGAATCAGTAGGATGCAGCATCTCAAAAAAACGCTATGCTTCTAGTGCAAGTGATCTGTTTTTTGAGATGTTAGATCTGACAAAACTCGCTCAACAAATGCAAGGCATTAGCCAACAGTTGACCCTCGAAGCAACGGCAACTCGACAACGCCTCGATCGAGCACAATTGCTAATGGCGCAAGCAAATGAGCGACAAGCAGATCTCGTGCAAATGCAAGAACTATGGCGCGATCGCTTAAATTTCACCGCAGCGATGCCACTCGAATCCCTCGACACTCGCATTGAGATTGCTGCACCTCCGGCTGCTCATACGGTGATTGCCACCGATGGTTCTCAAATCGCACCCAGTCATCATGAAATTGCTTATTGCTATTTGATCAATGTGGGACGGATCATTTTGCACTATGGGCAAAGCAAGTTACCTTTACTCGATAGCTTGCCAGAAGTCTTTTATCGCCCTGAAGATCTCTATGTTTCTAGGCAATGGGGAATTCGCACCGAGGAGTGGATGGGCTATCAAAGAACTGCTTTAGAAGCGCAAATTCTAGCAGAGTTAGCACAAGCTCTAACTGATGAAATGGAAGCTCCAACACTCGCGCTTACAGATGGTTCTTTGATTTACTGGTTTTTGGAACAGTTACCTGCTGAAGCACGCGATCGTATTCTGGCTCCCATCCTAGCCGCATGGGATCAATTAAGAGCGATTTCCGTGCCGCTAGTTGGTTATATCAGTGCTTCTCGCAGCGGAGAAGCTTTGAATTTCTTAAGGCTGCAAAGCTGTCCTTACCTCGCACCGGACTGTATGACGCATTGTAGTGAAGTCGTCGATCGTGCGCCTTGCCAAGTCCTCGATCCACTTAAAGATGCAGCTTTGTGGGCAATTAGGCTAGAACCGGGACAACGTAGTCCCTTATGGAAGAGTTCGGCTCGAATTCAGGAATTTTATGGCGATCATGCGATTCATTTCTGCTATGTGAATGTTGGTAGTGAAATTGCGCGGGTGGAAGTTCCGGCTTGGGTTGCAGCCGATGAGGATATGTTGCAATCTGCATTGAGTTTAGTATTGGGTCAGGTACAGAAAGGATATGGATATCCCGTGGCGCTGGCAGAGGCGCATAATCAAGCTGTTGTACGCGGCGGCGATCGCGCTCGATTCTTTGCACTTCTCGAACAGCAGATGATCAAAGCTGGATTGCGCAATGTCGGCACGTCCTACAAAGAAACTCGAAAGCGGGGCAGTATCGCTTGAGTGTGTTTTTTCTTGAAGCCAAGAGTCGTTTGATTTTCCCTGAAACTTGAAATTGGTAAAGTAAGGTTGCATCCTGTTTGGTTGAGCGAATGCAATTCACTTTTCATCCTGCTGAAGATTTCAGCGATCTCAAACGGTTTGGCAGAATTTTGTCGCAGTGCTTTGATGCGCCACTTTCAGATGAGCCTACTTATCTCAGTCGAATTGGAGTAGAGAATACTCGGCTTTTATGGGCAGACCAAGAAGTGATCGGAGGATTGGGATTGCTCAATTTAGGGCAATGGTACAACCGAGTGAACTTGCCGATGGTTGGAGTCGCAGCCGTGGGCATTGCTCCAGAATGGCGAGGACAAGGCAGCGCGATCGCGCTATTAAAATCGACGTTGCAAGAACTGCATGATCGAGAAGTGCCTCTCTCTGTCTTATTTTCTGCGGCTCAACCTTTGTATCGAAAAGTCGGATATGAGCAAGCTGGAGCTTTTTGCATTTGGGAAGTGGATACGGCGAGCATTCAACTTCACTCGCAAGAATTGCCAGTCCGATCGTTAAGTTTAGATTCTCCTCTGTTTGCTACACTATACAATCAGCAAGCCCAACGAAATCAAGGGTTTCTCGATCGCAATTCTGTCATTTGGTCGAATCTCTATAGCTTTGATGCAAAATCTCCAACGTATGCTTATCAAATTGGAGAAGAAGGCTATATTACCTTTCAGCAAAACCAAGGACGGTTGATTGTCAAAGATTGGGTTTTACTGTCACCTGCTGCGATGCGGCAGTTCTGGGCGTTTTTATCACATCATCGATCGCAAATCGATCGCATTGAATGGAAAAGCTCACCCATTGATGTTCTTAGTTTATGTCTGCCGGATCAAACTGCTAAAATCAAATCCTTGAGTCGGTGGATGCTACGGATTGTGCACCTTAAACAAGCACTAGAACAGCGGAGCTATCCGAATTCAATCGAAACTGAACTCCATCTCAATGTTCACGATTCCCTATTTTCAAGCAATCATGGCTTATTTACGCTGAGTATTGCCAAAGGGAAAGGAACCTTGACCCCAGGGGGCAAAGGTGAGCTACAGCTCAGCATTAATGCACTTTCTCCCCTGTATACAGGATTGTTAACCGCAGAGCAACTCGCTTGCTCATACCAACTGAACGGAACTGCAACTGCGATCGAGACTGCAACCTCTCTCTTTTCGAGTCCGCTTCCCTGGATGCCTGATGCATTTTAATTCTCAGTCAAGCTGTAAGCCGGAGTCGCAAATTAGAATTCTGCTTGCCGATTTTAATGGATAGACGATTAAAAACCGCAGATTTCATCACAAAGATAGATGAATTTAGTGTTTAATACGCTAGTGTCTATCTTTGTTGACGGTTTTCGATTATACCTCCACAATGCAAGGTAGTTTGTAATCAGGGTAATCACAAAACCATATCCACGTCTTGATGTAATGTCTTCACATTGATGTAATGTCTTCACAGGTGGTCATTCAATTTATGCCTCGCGATATCGCCCAACTTCTAAAACCCCTTGAATCTGGGCTAATCGTATCTTGCCAAGCACCCGCAGATTCACCCTTAAATCACCCGACGATCATTGCTGCGATCGCAGAATCTGTGGTTGCCCAAAATGCAGTTGCCGTTCGGATTGATACGCCAGAACGAGTTACTGCTGTCCGGCAGCGGATTTCGGCTCCAATCTTGGGTCTCTGGAAGCAGAAGATTCCAGGATATGAAGTTTATATCACGCCTAGGTTTGAACAGGCTCAAGCACTAGCAGAAGCTGGAGCCGATTTTATTGCGATCGATGCGACCTTGCGCGATCGACCTGAACCCATTGAAATCTTGATCCAGAGGATTCATCAGGAACTCGGTAAGCTTGTGGTCGCGGATATTGATAGCTTGGAATCTGCGATCGCAGCGATTCAAGCTGGGGCAGACATGATTGCCACGACCATGTACGGATTTACGCCAGCGACAGAAGGCTGTTCACCGCCAGCTTTTGATCTGTTAGCTGAGATTCTCGAGAAATCAAATGTACCTGTTATTTGTGAGGGCAAAGTCAATTCGCCGGAACTTGCAAGACAAGCGATCGATTTAGGTGCATATGCAGTTGTTGTGGGAACGGCAATTACGGGGATTGAAGCTCATGTGCAAGCGTT is part of the Leptolyngbya boryana PCC 6306 genome and harbors:
- a CDS encoding response regulator gives rise to the protein MPERKRIFLIEDNRGDIRLIQEALKSTATECDVIVARDGMEAMQILQAQDPYPDLILLDLNLPKKDGREVLAEIKADPLLKHIPVVVLTTSRNEEDIHKSYDLHVNCYIAKSRNLPQLFKIIQGIEEFWLETATLPIRTG
- a CDS encoding hybrid sensor histidine kinase/response regulator, whose translation is MVRDCDITYQNWLEKPSVQVLLVEDSAPEVRLLQEILKSTILTRFELVPVQRMSDAIAQLKSTHFDIVLLDLTLPDSTGLDSVSNLTSQFPSVAIVVLTNTNDDDLAINAVRHGAQDYLMKRQLNPDTLIRSMRYAIERKQAAEALREANEILEQRVQERTAELKQEIERCQKIQARLELAQKAAKTGTFEWNLQTNEINWTAEAEALYGLAPGSFAGSYEHWIELLHPDDRTKIEIEDQQALDTEFRILHPDGSLRWIAVQSSLVAQPLRMLGIQMDITEKKQLEAQFLRAQRLESLGTLAGGVAHDLNNILTPILAVTQILPLKLPNLDDRNRYLLKTAETSARRGADLVKQILSFARGVEGHRVSLQLSHVLREVQQIIQQTLPKSIDIHTNIASDLCTITGDATQIHQILMNLCVNARDAMPEGGTLTLQAENIEIDHAIARLHLDAHVGSYVVITVTDTGTGISPENLNRIFDPFFTTKEIGKGTGLGLSALLGIVRSHHGFVDVQSQFNQGSQFKIYLPADCSKECPSEETLQSLSGQQAWVLVVDDEQAVCDTLQAMLLAHEYQVVVAKGGTEAISLLTEHSEIQTVIMDLMMPTLDGWATLPLLRRVNGEIYAIAMSGLASTEIVTQAERRGFQGFLQKPFTTQDLLKVLAQQQQQLSFLV
- the thiL gene encoding thiamine-phosphate kinase → MTLTVQDIGEQGLLKRVQAFCPRAVVGDDAAVLPTEPGKSIVITSDVLVDGVHFSDRTTPPEAAGWRAIAANLSDLAAMGASPLGITVGLGLPKTTPVEWVEKLYQGMADCLNQYGGALVGGDLCRSPVITVAITAFGQVDPNRVIQRSTAQPGDAIFVTGFHGSSRAGLEMLLHSDPAPERASLIRAHQYPIPRFDIPQLTSRVSGMDSSDGLADAVLQICRMSGVGAKLDRALIPIDPALKQWVTPEKAMEWALYGGEDFQLVLCLPQEEAKLWVEQVSGSAIVGQITSDLAVRLIDSSGEFSDRTLSLDQGFQHFQK
- a CDS encoding NAD(P)/FAD-dependent oxidoreductase, encoding MSRFQHAIVIGSGMAGLLAGRVLANHFEQVTIVERDRFPDAPQPRNGMPQSRHLHVLLMRGQLILEALFPGLRDQLIQAGAVSLNPSGDVALFSAFGWLPRYESNLVQISMSRDLLDWTIRQRLEQVENVQFLPESQVTGLIATKDGQGIAGVKIQDQSLYADWIVDASGQTSKTPQWLKALGYEPPAEMFVNAFIGYSSRIYRLPAGVRADWKGIFIACSPQGATRGGILFPIEGDRWSVGLSGAERDYPPTTEAEFLKFAKTLVSPEIYEAIKEAEPLTPIYGFRKTENRLRRYEKMQHQPENFVVLGHAACTFNPIYGQGMTVAALSAQTLDRCFTQHRSSSLKGLARKIQKEVAKVQNQPWTFAINQDYRYSSAEGLKSQGLNRLLDLYFDHLGQLMTQKKEIYQAFLEVMHMLKPASSLFQPGIAIQVLGQALRSTAARETNKKETIEPSTVSNNA
- the recA gene encoding recombinase RecA, with amino-acid sequence MASKTTTTETTDKQKALNLVLTQIERNFGKGSIMRLGDATRMKVETIPTGALTLDLALGGGLPKGRVIEIYGPESSGKTTLALHAVAEVQKSGGIAAYVDAEHALDPSYSAALGVDIANLLISQPDTGESALEIVDQLVRSTAVDVVVVDSVAALVPRAEIEGEMGDSHMGLQARLMSQALRKITGNIGKSGCTVIFINQLRQKIGVTYGSPETTTGGQALKYYASVRLDIRRIQTLKKGTEEFGTRAKVKVAKNKVAPPFRIAEFDIIFGKGISTLGCLVDLAEETNVIVRKGAWYSYKGENISQGRDNAIKYLEERPEIAKEVEVQVREKLEMGAQVSANSVGQVDEHELMDDDETLDEE
- the xseA gene encoding exodeoxyribonuclease VII large subunit, which encodes MTSKLPNLLVPDSALSVADLTAYIQSLIEQDDQLRQVWLTGEVSSATRYRSGLFFTLQDPAAKAVIQCVVWSSQLHKLTTIPAPGEQLIVLGRVHVQPHRGSYQLVVWQALPGGEGLRALRSRQLKDRLEAEGLFDVDRKRPIPSHPQTVAVVTSPQAAAWGDIQRTLKRRYPGLRVLFSPALVQGDQAPSAIVNAIRRVERDGRADVLILSRGGGAIEDMACFNDENVVRAIANCSIPVIAGIGHQRDESLADLAADVFAHTPTAAAEQAVPCLADLYEIHLERSEALSSAMARYMMIAQDRLVGLRDRMSRLKLDRALKQEMQVVSWLQQRLIHSTQRRFQSASQHCQMLQEKLTTLDPQAVLQRGYAVVRSAKGIVRSAKDVKIGDNLTIQLGQGEIEVYVNSVLNTSAQPNPEQL
- the xseB gene encoding exodeoxyribonuclease VII small subunit, which gives rise to MANSSRFNPSKTLNQLSTDTWNYEQTVARVEEILTRIESGELELAAVFEEFSTAVEYLRQCETFLAERQRQVDLLIETLTDEAEF